A single Myxocyprinus asiaticus isolate MX2 ecotype Aquarium Trade chromosome 50, UBuf_Myxa_2, whole genome shotgun sequence DNA region contains:
- the LOC127438731 gene encoding uncharacterized protein LOC127438731: protein MLQHLIKLRILQLQLFLLIWCEAGETLTDKLTDLGQNVTINCDIHEEEVQWLLLKLPEPVIILRTFLFSSPFYYNKTLKHKYSVKSKHHLYIYNVTTNELGVYYCMKTDTKGGILSNGIRLHITETQNHTTVKNIQQNQTEVRCIQQNQTSWQTPAIISALLNSVLIIVVFGLIKVFVHGRKRTSERSKQETRLQHPRVTDLEPPQNLNRTECTEVDFSSPCNKSQSSHITSTYAFLQLPKTRTCERD, encoded by the exons ATGTTGCAGCATTTGATCAAACTGAGGATTTTGCAGCTTCAGCTCT TTCTGCTCATATGGTGTGAAGCTGGAGAGACTTTAACAGATAAACTCACAGATTTGGGACAAAATGTGACCATAAACTGTGATATTCATGAAGAAGAGGTACAATGGCTTTTACTGAAACTACCAGAGCCAGTTATTATATTACGCACTTTCTTATTTTCAAGCCCTTTTTACtacaataaaacattaaaacacaaaTATTCAGTGaaatccaaacatcatctgtatatatataatgtcacaaCTAATGAGTTAGGAGTTTATTACTGTATGAAAACAGACACTAAAGGAGGAATATTAAGTAATGGCATCAGACTACACATCACTG AGACCCAGAATCATACAACGGTGAAGAATATTCAGCAGAATCAGACAGAAGTGAGATGCATTCAGCAGAATCAGACATCATGGCAGACTCCTGCCATCATATCTGCTCTGCTGAACAGTGTTCTGATAATTGTGGTCTTTG GACTAATAAAGGTGTTTgttcatggaagaaagagaacCAGTGAACGTTCAAAACAAGAGACTCGCCTACAACATCCTCGGGTTACAGATCTTGAACCGCCTCAAAACTTAAACCGAACAGAG TGTACTGAAGTGGACTTTTCCTCCCCCTGTAATAAGTCTCAGTCAAGCCATATCACCAGCACCTATGCATTTCTACAGCTGCCAAAAACACGAACATGTGAGCGGGACTGA